In Acidobacteriota bacterium, the DNA window CGAGGTTGGCCTTGAACTTCTCCTTCTGCTTGGCGTCCATGATGGAGAAGGCCATGGCGATCGTGTCTTCCTGCATCAGGCGCTTCTGGTCCACCATGGGCGTCAGGTGGCCGTGCACACGGATGACCGGGTGGGACCCGACCTTGAGGTGAAGGTCGCTGGCCCCGTGGTCGATGGCCATCTTCAGGAAGTCGTTGATATGCATGGACGACTCCTCACTGGAACGGGCAGACTCCCGACGCCTGGGCGCAGTTACCCGAATGCACCGCACCCCGGGGGACCAAAGCCTCCCCCAAGCGCCATCCCTGCCACCCGGCGGCGCGTGCCGCCGAAGGTCACTTGTATACCGGCGTCAGCCAACCGTAGATATCTTCCGCCTTGCCCTGGACGATTTCAAGGTACCTCTTTTGGACGGCCTCGGTGATCGGACCCCTCTGGCCTTTCCCGACGGGGATCCGGTCCACGGAGGCGATGGGCGTGATTTCCGCCGCCGTTCCCGTGAAGAAGATCTCGTCGGCGAGGTAGAGCATCTCGCGCGGGACGGCCTGGTGGCGCACCTCCATCTTCATTTCCTTGGCGAGGATGGTGAGCACGCCGTCGCGAGTGATGCCGGGAAGGACCGCGTGACCGAGGGATGGGGTGTAGACCGTGCTGTTGCGAACCAGGAAGATGTTCTCGCCCGACCCTTCGGAAACGTATCCGTTCACGTCCAGGGCGATGCCTTCGGCGAAGCCGGACAGAATGGCCTCCATCTTGATGAGCTGGCCGTTCATGTAGTTGGCGGCGCACTTGGCCATGGCGGGAAGGGAGTTGGGGGAGGGCCGGTTCCACGTGGAGACGCACACGTCCACCCCTTTGGCCAGGGCCTCGGGCCCCAGGTAGGCTCCCCAATCCCAGACGGCCACCGCCGTGTCCACGGGGCACGGGAGCGGATTCACTCCCACGTCGCCGTACCCCCGGAAGACCACGGGCCGAATGTAGCACTTCTGCATGCCGTTCCGGCGGATCACCTCCAGACACACCTCGCAGTACTCCTCGAGGCTGTACGGAATCTCCATCCGGTAGACCTTGGCCGAGTGATACAGACGCTGGATGTGATCCTTCAGCCGCAGAACCCTGGGGCCTTTGGGCGTCTCGTAGCAGCGGATCCCCTCGAACACGCTGGAACCGTAGTGGATCACGTGGGAAAGAACGTGGATGTGAGCCTCGTTCCAGGGGACGAACTTGCCGTTCATCCAGATCCAATCGGTATTCTTCACAGGCATGAAACCCCCTTACGAGCAAGGAGATAGTATAGACGCCGGACCCAGACAGGGTCAATCTTCCAGGGCCCCATCCCCGGCCGCGGATTGGGTTAGATGGCCCAGGAGCGGAGTCAATTCCCGAGAAAGTCCTGGACCCGTTCCGCGACGGCCGTGGCGTTCTGGATGCAGTTGCCGACGGAGACGCCGTGGAGGAGGTTCCCCGAGGTGAAGAGCCCCGGGTGGGCGGCCTCGAGAGCCTCGGCGGCGCGTTGGAAGGCCCCGTGGCCGAGGTTGTACTGGGGAATGGCGGGGCGCCAGGACTCCACGCGGCTCAGGACGGGTTCCCCTCGCAGGTCCAGCAGGGGTTTCAAGTCGTAGAGGACCTGCCGCACGAGGTCCGGTTCGGGGATGGCCGCCCGGTCCGGGTGGACCGCTCCCCCGACGAAGACCGAGAGGGCCACGTGGCCTTCGGGGGCCCGCCCCGGGAAGAGGGACGAGGGGAAGAGGCAGCCCAAGACGAAGCGGCCCTCCACCTCCGGAGCCAGAAAGCCGAAGCCGTCCAGGGGGTGCCCCACGTCCTCCCGGCGGAATCCGAGGCATACCAGCGCCACGTCCGCGTAGGGCAGGTCGCCGATCGTTCTCGGGAATTCCCCGCCGAGGGGGGCCAGGGCCGCCGCCGCCGCCCGGGCCGGCAGGGCGGATACGACGGTTCGGGCCAGCAGGCGCCCGGTCTGGCCCCCGGGCCCCTCAAAGTCCACTTCAAAGCCCCCCTCCGCCCGGCGGACACCGCGGACCGCCGTGCGGGCCCGATAGCCCCCGCTGAGGCACCCGGCGAGACGCTCCGGGAGAAAGGCCAATCCATCGCGGAAGGAGAAGAGCCCTCCCGCGGGCGCCGGCCCTTTCCTTTTGGCCAGGGCGCCCCGGATCAGACTCCCGTGGTCACGTTCCAGGGCGTAGATCTTGGCCACGGCATGGCGCACCGAGAGGCGCTCCGGGTCTCCCGCGTACACGCCGGACACGAAGGGGGACACGGCGTAGTCCAGAAGCTCCGGGCCTAGCCGGCGCCGCACGAACTGAGCGATGGACTCCTCGCGGTCCTCGGGGGGCCGGGAGACAAAGGGCTCCTTCAAGAGGCGCAGCTTGGCGCTCGCCGAAAAGAGAGGAGTGGCCAGAAAACCGATGGGCCCGCCGGGGAGAGGGATCAGGCGGCCCCCCTTGACCACGTATCGTCGCTTCGCGGCCCCCTCCGCCGTGATCCTCTCCGGGAGGAGGCCCGCCTTCTCGCACAGGGCGTCGATTTCAAGGGCGTTGTTGAGGACCGTGTTGGGGCCGAGTTCGAAGAGGAAACCATCCCTCCGCCAGGTCGTGATGCATCCGCCGGGACGGCCCGCCGCTTCGAGGAGAGCGAGGCTCCACCCCCGTTCTTTCAGCAAGAATCCCGCCGTGAGCCCGCTGATTCCGCCGCCGAGAACCGCCGCGTCCACCCGGTCCGGAGCGGCGCCGCTCATGGCCGGCCCTCCCCGGCGGAGCCCGCCGCCCCCTGGACGGAACGCGCCAGCGCGGAGATCAGGCCGGAATCCGTTCCCAGGGTGGGAACACGGCTGTACCCGAGCCCCAGCCGGCGGGCGAGGTTCCCGTAAAGGACATCGAGTTCGTACAAGGTCTCGCTGTGCTCGTTGACGAACGCCACGGGGACTACCACCGCATGGGGGACTTGGCGGCCGGCCCATTCGGTCAGGACGTGCTCCACGGAGGGCCCGAGCCACTTCGCGGGTCCGACCTTGCTCTGCCAGGCGAGAACGCCTGGCCAACGCCCCTCCCCGGGGCCGTAGTAGGGACCCTCCGCGACCCC includes these proteins:
- a CDS encoding branched-chain amino acid transaminase, translating into MPVKNTDWIWMNGKFVPWNEAHIHVLSHVIHYGSSVFEGIRCYETPKGPRVLRLKDHIQRLYHSAKVYRMEIPYSLEEYCEVCLEVIRRNGMQKCYIRPVVFRGYGDVGVNPLPCPVDTAVAVWDWGAYLGPEALAKGVDVCVSTWNRPSPNSLPAMAKCAANYMNGQLIKMEAILSGFAEGIALDVNGYVSEGSGENIFLVRNSTVYTPSLGHAVLPGITRDGVLTILAKEMKMEVRHQAVPREMLYLADEIFFTGTAAEITPIASVDRIPVGKGQRGPITEAVQKRYLEIVQGKAEDIYGWLTPVYK
- the hemG gene encoding protoporphyrinogen oxidase; the protein is MSGAAPDRVDAAVLGGGISGLTAGFLLKERGWSLALLEAAGRPGGCITTWRRDGFLFELGPNTVLNNALEIDALCEKAGLLPERITAEGAAKRRYVVKGGRLIPLPGGPIGFLATPLFSASAKLRLLKEPFVSRPPEDREESIAQFVRRRLGPELLDYAVSPFVSGVYAGDPERLSVRHAVAKIYALERDHGSLIRGALAKRKGPAPAGGLFSFRDGLAFLPERLAGCLSGGYRARTAVRGVRRAEGGFEVDFEGPGGQTGRLLARTVVSALPARAAAAALAPLGGEFPRTIGDLPYADVALVCLGFRREDVGHPLDGFGFLAPEVEGRFVLGCLFPSSLFPGRAPEGHVALSVFVGGAVHPDRAAIPEPDLVRQVLYDLKPLLDLRGEPVLSRVESWRPAIPQYNLGHGAFQRAAEALEAAHPGLFTSGNLLHGVSVGNCIQNATAVAERVQDFLGN